One segment of Erigeron canadensis isolate Cc75 chromosome 2, C_canadensis_v1, whole genome shotgun sequence DNA contains the following:
- the LOC122590322 gene encoding zinc finger BED domain-containing protein RICESLEEPER 1-like gives MDKALNMKWKFMECWGDVEKSNMLIYVANILDPRSRTDLMENYFMNMYKHEYTDDGEKLWKKKAEFVIAAIYELFNEYVGMAGGSQQKANFQSSGYKQYLYEDTSHLGLFMKHEVGFGGNVDCKTEIDIYLNEDSIEDFAGFDILLWWKYNSARYPILSKMAKDVLAIPVLVTPPESAYSTSGGNLLDDFRSSSSPSKVEALVCTQDWISKSSKKTNVVKGSIDLDKFVKGMCKHMKGTTV, from the exons ATGGATAAGGCACTTAATATGAAATGGAAATTCATGGAATGTTGGGGAGATGTTGAAAAATCAAACATGTTAATATATGTTGCTAACATACTTGATCCACGTAGTAGAACAGACTTAATGGAGAATTATTTTATGAACATGTACAAACATGAATACACTGATGATGGGGAAAAGTTGTGGAAAAAGAAAGCGGAATTTGTAATTGCTGCCATTTATGAGTTGTTCAATGAGTATGTAGGTATGGCTGGAGGCTCGCAACAAAAGGCAAACTTTCAAAGCAGTGGTTACAAGCAATACCTGTATGAAGACACAAGTCATTTAGGACTTTTCATGAAGCACGAGGTTGGTTTTGGAGGTAATGTAGATTGCAAGACAGAAATTGATATTTACCTTAATGAGGACTCCATTGAAGATTTTGCTGGCTTTGACATACTACTTTGGTGGAAGTATAACAGTGCAAGATATCCGATTCTCTCTAAAATGGCCAAGGATGTTTTGGCCATTCCAGTTTTGGTGACTCCACCCGAGTCAGCTTATAGCACTAGTGGTGGTAACCTGTTAGATGATTTTCGAAGTTCTTCGTCTCCTTCAAAAGTTGAAGCTTTAGTTTGCACTCAAGATTGGATAAGCAAGTCAAGCAAGAAAACCAATGTGGTAAAAGGTTCAATTGATCTTGACAAGTTCGTGAAAG GTATGTGTAAACATATGAAGGGCACCACAGTTTGA